In Pseudomonadota bacterium, the genomic stretch CTGAGTATACGTAACTAACTGAATACCAATGAATAAATCTGCGACTTCGATTTAGTAATTAAATTTGAATTTAGAATTCAGTAGCCTGAAACCAAAAGAACTGCTGTAAAATGGCCCATTCTGAATTCTGCCTCTGGCTTCTGATGACATTGAATCAAGAGAGGCATTATTCATCTTTTGTATCTTCATGCGTTTGATTATTCAATAAAAGGGCATCCACCTTTTTTTGAAGAGCATGAAGATTCTTAATCAAATCAGGGATCCTGACAAACGCGGTTGCCGCCCTCAGCCATTGCTTATGCGGGATCGCCGGAAATCCTGAAACAACGGCTCCATCCTCAACGTCACTTGAAACGCCCGATTTCCCTGCTACCATGGCCCTGTTGCCGACTTTGATATGATCGCGCACTGCTGACTGGCCACCAATAATTACATGGGAGCCCAAGGTTACACTTCCCGCAAAACCTGATTGAGCGACGATAAGACAGCCTTCTCCGATAACCACATTATGCGCTACCTGAACAAGATTATCAATTTTTGTTCCCTGCTTGATCCAGGTTTTCCCAAAGGTCCCCCGATCTATGCAGACATTGGCACCGACCTCCACATCATCATCAATCTGAACCGTACCCACATGGGGTCGTTTGATATGCCGGCCCCTTTCATCCGTTGCATACCCGAAACCCTCACTGCCGACAACAGTATTGTTGTTTATGATGACCCTTGAACCAATCTTGCATCCTTTTTCCACGGAAACGTTTGCATGAAGTTCGGTATCTTCACCGATTTCCACCTCATCGCCCAATACAACACCTGGATGAATCGTCACCCTTTTGCCGATTTTAACCCGGTCGCCAATTACCGCCATGGGGCCGATGCTGACCTGTTCAGGAATTATGCAGTCTTTACCCAAGTGGGCCTTGGGATGCACACCGAAAGCATGAAAAGACTCCTTAAGCAGATAATTGTGGATTATTGTCGCGGCGAGGTTTGGGTCGCGGACCCGGATCAAAGGTTTGGCGCTTTTTTCGATGGACAAAGGAACAATAACCGCCGTAGCCGCAATCTCATCCAATTTTTCAATGTTTTTTGCCTTGACAAGATATGTAATGTCTCCTGGTCCGGAAGTATCAAAATCAGCAAGATTATTGATTAATACCGCAGGATCACCGGAAATTTCCCCGCCCACTAATTCCGACAATTCCTGTAAACTTTTTGATTTCATTATTATTCTCCGCCTCGGAGGTAAGCGAGCCTTGCTAATCTCCGAACATTCGTCCGACAGTTTCAACGTCCAGCAACAAATTGATTTATGGGAGCACGCTGACTACCAGATCATTTACGAATTCATTCGTATTGAATATGTTATCGATTCAAACAGATGGAGAGAATTCATACCAATAAAAAAAACGGGTCGCTTTCCTAAATGGGAAACCAACCCGTCCGATTTATAACCTGTACTTCGAAGAAAATTTCAGGCACCACTGATCAATGGGCGATCACAGATGCCTCTTTCACTCACCGTTAATCCTGCTCCGTAAAATCCCGGACGGCTTAAAGGTAACCACTCTTCTTGCATCCAATATCAATTCATCGCCGGTCTGCGGATTTCTCCCACGCCTGGCATTCTTTGCCTTAACGTTGAATTTGCCGAAGCCACTCAGCAGAAGGTCTTCACCCTTTTCCAGACAGGATTTGGTGATTTTCAAAAAAGCCTCAACGGCTTCTGTTGCCTGGGCCTTGGTAAGATTATGATTTTGATAAACCTTCTGAACAAGATCAGCCTTCGTAAGAGTCATCCCCTAAACCCTCCTTTGAGTTCAATAATGCATAACAAACCAGAATCACTGGATATTGTCAAGAAATATATTCCAATGCGTCCTTGCCCGCATATTTTGCCGCAGCACCCAATTCATCTTCGATTCTGAGAAGTTGATTATACTTCGCAACCCTGTCCGTTCTTGAGGGCGCACCGGTTTTAATCTGACCGGTATTTAACGCCACACTCAGATCTGCGATGGTTGTGTCCTCGGTTTCTCCGGACCTGTGAGAAATAATCGCGGTAAACCCGGCCCGATGGGCCATTTCAACAGCATCAATGGTTTCAGTAACAGTACCGATCTGGTTGAGTTTTATGAGTATGGAATTGGCGGCCTTCTCCTTAATTCCCCTGGCAAGGATCTTGGTGTTGGTCACAAAAACATCATCACCGACCAGCTGAATCTTGTCGCCCAATTGCGCGGTTAATTTTTTCCACCCGGCCCAGTCACCCTCGGCAAGCCCATCTTCAATAGATATGAGCGGATATTTTTTCACCCAATCTTCATAAAAGGCTATCAAGGCATCAACAGTTTTTTCAGGTTTGCTTTCCGCCGACAGCACATATTTTTTCTTTTTTGCATTATAAATT encodes the following:
- the lpxD gene encoding UDP-3-O-(3-hydroxymyristoyl)glucosamine N-acyltransferase, with product MKSKSLQELSELVGGEISGDPAVLINNLADFDTSGPGDITYLVKAKNIEKLDEIAATAVIVPLSIEKSAKPLIRVRDPNLAATIIHNYLLKESFHAFGVHPKAHLGKDCIIPEQVSIGPMAVIGDRVKIGKRVTIHPGVVLGDEVEIGEDTELHANVSVEKGCKIGSRVIINNNTVVGSEGFGYATDERGRHIKRPHVGTVQIDDDVEVGANVCIDRGTFGKTWIKQGTKIDNLVQVAHNVVIGEGCLIVAQSGFAGSVTLGSHVIIGGQSAVRDHIKVGNRAMVAGKSGVSSDVEDGAVVSGFPAIPHKQWLRAATAFVRIPDLIKNLHALQKKVDALLLNNQTHEDTKDE
- a CDS encoding integration host factor subunit alpha: MTLTKADLVQKVYQNHNLTKAQATEAVEAFLKITKSCLEKGEDLLLSGFGKFNVKAKNARRGRNPQTGDELILDARRVVTFKPSGILRSRINGE